In Candidatus Rokuibacteriota bacterium, a genomic segment contains:
- a CDS encoding WYL domain-containing protein, translating into MPRGNQLTRQWRLLQLLDRPAGIAVDDAALDLDCAVRTIWRDLRVLQDAKFPIYTDRGADGHRSVWRLDEGFRLRLPLKLTLSELAALLMSRELVAAAGAALGPSAQSAFERIGSVLHKDALALLDRMRDTIGVRGVGAKLQAPAAQHLAAIQRALLERRRLRLAYYSMSRDETTSRRVDPYHLTLYNGACYLVAYCHTRQAVRIFAVERIRDCEVLALRFEVPADFNAAKYLKGAWGIVRGEVVTVKVVFARPAARYVRDHLWHPTQRFRDLDGGRLEMTLQVADTLEVRRWSLGYGSEAEVLAPASLREALRLEAEALARKLQPLRMAPAAAPAHAESPVLLKRTAGARSLDRPERPRS; encoded by the coding sequence ATGCCGCGAGGCAATCAGCTCACCCGGCAGTGGCGGCTGCTTCAGCTCCTCGACCGACCGGCGGGGATCGCGGTCGATGACGCGGCGCTCGACCTGGACTGCGCCGTGCGCACCATCTGGCGCGATCTCCGCGTCCTCCAGGACGCGAAGTTCCCCATCTACACCGACCGGGGTGCCGACGGCCACCGCTCCGTGTGGCGCCTCGACGAGGGCTTCAGGCTGCGGCTGCCCCTCAAGCTCACCCTCAGCGAGCTGGCGGCCCTCCTCATGAGCCGCGAGCTCGTGGCCGCCGCCGGGGCGGCCCTCGGCCCTTCCGCGCAATCCGCCTTCGAGCGCATCGGCAGCGTGCTCCACAAGGACGCGCTGGCCCTCCTCGACCGCATGCGCGACACCATCGGCGTGCGCGGCGTGGGCGCCAAGCTCCAGGCTCCTGCCGCCCAGCACCTGGCCGCCATCCAGCGGGCGCTCCTCGAGCGCCGCCGGCTGCGGCTCGCCTATTACTCCATGAGCCGCGACGAGACGACCTCGCGCCGCGTGGACCCCTATCACCTCACGCTCTACAACGGCGCCTGCTACCTCGTCGCCTACTGCCATACGCGGCAGGCCGTGCGCATCTTCGCGGTCGAGCGCATCCGCGACTGCGAGGTGCTGGCCCTGCGCTTCGAGGTGCCCGCTGACTTCAACGCGGCGAAGTACCTCAAGGGCGCCTGGGGCATCGTCCGCGGCGAGGTCGTCACCGTGAAGGTCGTCTTCGCGCGCCCGGCCGCCCGCTACGTGCGCGATCACCTCTGGCATCCGACGCAGAGGTTCCGCGATCTGGACGGCGGCCGGCTCGAGATGACGCTCCAGGTGGCCGACACGCTCGAGGTGCGCCGCTGGAGCCTCGGCTACGGCAGCGAGGCCGAGGTGCTGGCGCCGGCCTCGCTCCGCGAGGCGCTGCGCCTGGAAGCCGAAGCGTTGGCGCGAAAGCTTCAGCCGCTCAGGATGGCGCCCGCCGCCGCCCCGGCTCACGCGGAGTCACCCGTCCTCTTGAAGCGCACGGCCGGGGCGAGATCCCTCGATCGGCCGGAACGCCCGCGCTCGTAG
- a CDS encoding nucleotidyl transferase AbiEii/AbiGii toxin family protein, whose translation MIATLTPRFTKLPPAQRRLWPRLRPSVPLEFVLYGGTALSLHLGHRRSVDFDFFHDRPLDLPALRSAFGFLATAPTLQETKDTLVVLAAGVKVSFFGGLRFGRVGDPLLTRDGVAEVASLDDLMAHKLKVVLQRAEKKDYQDIAAMLRAGLPLAKGLAAARLLFGASFQPAESLKALTYFGDGDLPGLAKADRSALITAAAAVGDLPRAALRSRALAIPVA comes from the coding sequence TTGATCGCCACTCTCACGCCGAGATTCACGAAGCTGCCGCCCGCTCAGCGGCGGCTGTGGCCGCGACTCCGGCCGTCCGTGCCCCTGGAATTCGTGCTCTATGGAGGGACGGCGCTCTCGCTGCACCTCGGGCACCGGCGCTCGGTGGACTTCGACTTCTTCCATGACCGACCGCTCGACCTGCCTGCGCTCCGGAGCGCATTCGGGTTTCTGGCCACGGCGCCCACGCTTCAGGAGACGAAGGACACGCTGGTCGTGCTCGCCGCCGGCGTCAAGGTCTCGTTCTTTGGCGGCCTGCGCTTCGGCCGCGTGGGCGACCCGCTGCTCACGCGCGACGGCGTGGCCGAGGTCGCCTCGCTCGACGATCTGATGGCCCACAAGCTGAAGGTGGTCCTCCAGCGCGCCGAGAAGAAGGATTACCAAGACATCGCCGCGATGCTGCGCGCAGGGTTGCCCCTCGCGAAGGGACTGGCCGCGGCGCGGCTCCTTTTCGGCGCATCGTTTCAGCCCGCCGAGAGCCTCAAGGCGCTGACGTACTTCGGGGACGGCGATCTGCCGGGGCTCGCCAAGGCCGATCGGAGCGCCCTGATCACCGCGGCGGCGGCCGTGGGCGACCTGCCGAGGGCGGCACTCCGCTCCCGCGCGCTCGCGATCCCCGTGGCGTGA
- a CDS encoding PD-(D/E)XK nuclease family protein, translating to MDPFLTQLADLCRTERTRAKWVLVPSHALGHALGERLALEGTGWANLRFATPLDLALPMAAPFLVERGIDPAPDGIGPAAVMRLLLELPSTVPAYFRHLAEQPKMAEALWGVIRELRMAGLGAADLPSSAFGSPAKHAELVALLVAYETHLATQHLADTASVYREALRHADVCSMRPGDLWTELPGVIWAPLERQLLDALPGSRIPPATLSIPGLEAPRRLLVLQSSREHPRQDVAPAPRSDAERLVFLMRPGEAPPPIGDGTLTLFRAGGREAEVEEVFRRILDAEVAFDQVEIACAGPDHVQLIWEKAQRHGWPVTVGPGIPVALTRTARALLAFCAWIEAGFPAAALRRLLQSGDVRLDLPDGPSSGQAARLLAQSGAAWARETYAPALAGLAESLRERAEDMELDEDARSWSAGRAAQAERLAAWIAGVLDLVPIPEPDGRIRLGALLSGCRSFLDRFAAVAGELDGAARSLLGDALGELGAIGDLHRPLAEVLRLVRDRVEGLSVGGDRARPGHLHVATLAQAGYAGRPRTFVVSLEESGVFPQMVEDPVLLDEEREPFAVLATSRDRVEEALFAVVSRLAALGGRVCLSHSCRDLRESRDTFPSWLMLQALRLLRTADQVSYGDLDQALGEPASAVPARAEQALSDAGWWLAGLRGVGPAGQAAIDAAFPPLARGEAAEVVRIGTPYTANDGHVPAAGPRLDPRGSDHPVSATRLERLAACPFRHFLERGLGLEPVEDAEPEPDRWLDPLTRGGALHQLYATIMREARGRGERPDPARHGERLRQLGQEKLRQLRALVPPPSERVFEHEARVFLRDLDVFLALETGTAGRVPVGFEVPFGTGEVGEEPLGRVEPIQIDLGGGLRFLLCGGIDRVDRLADGSYEIVDYKTGSAYLPGGLAATFAGGRQLQHALYALAAAELLRETDPAARVAWGSYYFPTSRGRGERVRRPQGDPRIVAAVLSDLFDVLAGGAFVHTTDARDCKYCKFPRACGRDPVARAAAKVEDEGNAALAPYRRLSERE from the coding sequence ATGGACCCCTTCCTGACCCAGCTCGCTGATCTCTGCCGCACCGAGCGCACCCGCGCGAAGTGGGTGCTCGTGCCGTCGCATGCGCTCGGGCACGCGCTCGGCGAGCGGCTGGCGCTCGAGGGCACGGGCTGGGCGAACCTGCGCTTCGCGACGCCGCTCGATCTGGCGCTGCCGATGGCGGCGCCCTTCCTGGTCGAGCGCGGGATCGACCCGGCGCCGGACGGCATCGGGCCGGCGGCGGTCATGCGGCTCCTGCTCGAGCTGCCGAGCACGGTGCCTGCCTACTTCCGCCACCTGGCCGAGCAGCCGAAGATGGCCGAGGCGCTGTGGGGGGTGATCCGCGAGCTTCGGATGGCGGGCCTCGGCGCGGCCGACCTCCCATCGAGCGCCTTCGGGAGCCCCGCCAAGCACGCCGAGCTGGTCGCGCTGCTCGTGGCATACGAGACTCACCTCGCCACCCAGCATCTCGCCGACACCGCCAGCGTGTACCGCGAAGCGCTCCGGCATGCCGATGTCTGCTCCATGCGGCCTGGAGATCTGTGGACCGAGCTGCCCGGCGTGATCTGGGCCCCGCTCGAGCGGCAGCTGCTCGATGCCCTGCCGGGCTCGCGCATCCCACCGGCCACGCTGAGCATTCCGGGCCTGGAGGCGCCCCGGCGCCTGCTGGTGCTCCAGTCTAGCCGGGAGCACCCCCGCCAGGATGTGGCGCCCGCTCCGCGCTCCGATGCCGAGCGGCTCGTCTTCCTGATGCGCCCGGGCGAGGCGCCACCGCCCATCGGCGACGGGACGCTCACGCTCTTCCGCGCGGGGGGCCGGGAGGCCGAAGTCGAGGAGGTGTTCCGCCGGATCCTCGACGCGGAGGTCGCGTTCGACCAGGTCGAGATCGCCTGCGCCGGGCCCGACCACGTGCAGCTCATCTGGGAGAAGGCGCAGCGCCACGGCTGGCCGGTCACTGTCGGGCCCGGCATCCCCGTGGCGCTCACCCGCACGGCGCGGGCGCTCCTCGCCTTCTGCGCGTGGATCGAGGCGGGCTTCCCCGCGGCGGCACTCCGGCGGCTGCTCCAGTCGGGGGATGTGCGACTCGACCTTCCCGACGGCCCCAGCTCGGGCCAGGCCGCCCGCCTTCTGGCGCAGTCGGGGGCCGCGTGGGCGCGCGAGACCTATGCGCCGGCACTCGCGGGGCTCGCCGAGTCGCTCCGCGAGCGGGCGGAGGACATGGAACTCGACGAGGACGCCCGCAGCTGGTCCGCCGGGCGGGCGGCGCAGGCGGAGCGTCTCGCCGCCTGGATCGCCGGCGTGCTGGACCTCGTCCCCATTCCGGAGCCGGATGGCCGGATCAGGCTCGGCGCCTTGCTGTCGGGATGCCGCTCCTTCCTGGACCGCTTCGCCGCTGTCGCGGGCGAGCTCGACGGGGCGGCGCGGAGCCTCCTCGGCGATGCGCTCGGCGAGCTGGGGGCCATCGGGGATCTCCACCGTCCGCTGGCCGAGGTGCTCCGCCTCGTTCGCGATCGTGTGGAGGGGCTGTCGGTCGGCGGGGATCGGGCGCGGCCCGGGCACCTTCACGTGGCGACGCTCGCTCAGGCAGGCTATGCGGGCCGCCCGCGCACCTTCGTGGTCAGCCTGGAGGAGAGCGGCGTCTTCCCGCAGATGGTGGAGGACCCGGTGCTCCTCGACGAGGAGCGCGAGCCGTTCGCAGTGCTCGCCACCTCCCGCGACCGCGTGGAGGAAGCGCTCTTCGCCGTCGTGAGCCGGCTCGCCGCCCTCGGCGGGCGCGTGTGCCTCAGCCACTCCTGCCGCGATCTCCGCGAGAGCCGGGACACCTTCCCGTCGTGGCTCATGCTCCAGGCGCTCCGCCTCCTGCGTACCGCGGACCAGGTGAGCTATGGCGATCTCGACCAGGCCCTCGGCGAGCCTGCCTCAGCGGTGCCCGCCCGCGCCGAGCAGGCGCTGAGCGATGCCGGCTGGTGGCTGGCGGGCCTTCGCGGGGTGGGCCCAGCGGGGCAGGCGGCCATCGACGCCGCGTTCCCGCCGCTCGCTCGCGGCGAGGCGGCGGAGGTGGTCAGGATCGGGACGCCCTACACGGCCAATGACGGCCATGTCCCGGCGGCGGGCCCGAGGCTCGATCCGCGGGGATCGGACCATCCCGTGTCGGCCACGAGGCTCGAGCGCCTCGCGGCCTGCCCGTTCCGCCACTTCCTCGAGCGCGGGCTGGGACTCGAGCCCGTCGAGGATGCCGAGCCCGAGCCGGATCGCTGGCTCGATCCCTTGACCCGGGGCGGCGCGCTCCACCAGCTCTACGCCACGATCATGCGCGAGGCCCGCGGACGCGGGGAGCGTCCCGATCCCGCGCGCCACGGCGAGCGGCTGAGACAGCTTGGTCAGGAAAAGCTCCGCCAACTGCGTGCCCTGGTTCCGCCGCCCTCGGAGCGCGTCTTCGAGCACGAGGCGCGCGTCTTCCTGAGAGACCTCGACGTGTTCCTCGCGCTCGAGACCGGGACAGCCGGCCGGGTGCCCGTCGGCTTCGAGGTGCCGTTCGGCACGGGCGAGGTCGGCGAGGAGCCGCTGGGGCGCGTCGAGCCGATCCAGATCGACCTCGGCGGGGGCTTGCGCTTCCTGCTCTGCGGCGGGATCGACCGGGTGGACAGGCTGGCCGACGGGAGCTACGAGATCGTGGACTACAAGACGGGCAGCGCGTACCTGCCCGGGGGCCTGGCCGCGACCTTTGCGGGGGGGCGACAGCTCCAGCACGCGCTCTATGCGCTGGCCGCAGCCGAGCTCCTCAGGGAGACGGACCCGGCGGCGCGCGTGGCCTGGGGCTCCTACTACTTCCCGACCAGCCGCGGGCGAGGCGAGCGGGTGCGGCGACCGCAGGGCGACCCGAGGATCGTCGCGGCCGTGCTCAGCGACCTCTTCGACGTCCTGGCCGGCGGGGCATTCGTCCACACGACGGACGCGCGCGACTGCAAGTACTGCAAGTTCCCCCGGGCCTGCGGGCGCGATCCCGTGGCCCGCGCCGCCGCCAAGGTGGAGGACGAGGGCAATGCCGCGCTTGCGCCGTACCGGAGGCTCAGCGAGCGTGAGTAA
- a CDS encoding DUF5615 family PIN-like protein, producing MKFKLDENLPAELLDDLRAAGHEADSVPGEQLAGAPDAVLLDRVTNEARVLLTMDKGIGDVRASPPHLHAGIVLLRPPSSGRGTALAFVRRHLLLILERCQPGRLPVVTERGVRIR from the coding sequence GTGAAGTTCAAGCTGGACGAGAACCTCCCGGCCGAGCTCCTCGACGACCTCCGCGCAGCTGGGCACGAGGCCGACAGCGTCCCCGGGGAGCAACTGGCGGGAGCTCCGGACGCCGTTCTCCTCGATCGCGTCACGAACGAGGCCAGGGTTCTCTTGACCATGGACAAGGGCATCGGCGATGTCCGCGCCTCCCCTCCCCACCTGCACGCCGGCATCGTTCTCCTCCGGCCGCCAAGTTCGGGGCGCGGCACCGCGCTGGCCTTCGTTCGACGGCACCTTCTCCTGATCCTCGAGCGCTGTCAGCCCGGGCGTCTTCCCGTGGTCACGGAGCGCGGCGTTCGGATCCGGTGA
- a CDS encoding helix-turn-helix transcriptional regulator, with the protein MDLRTARLGKGLTQVQAAARLGLSQPYLAMIESGRRRLTPALARRAMRLYGLSPSLLPPVATAAPRRPLAAAALARDLAALGYPGLAHLRPRRWTPKNPGEVLLAALAQDDLEARLVEALPWLLGRYWPLDRDWLVREAKLQDLQNRLGFVVTLARQLAERGGDAPKGRALRELEAALDRSRLAREDTLCRTDLPPAERRRLAAHPSEDARRWNLLTDWTADALRYSA; encoded by the coding sequence ATGGACCTCCGGACGGCGCGCCTCGGCAAGGGCCTCACCCAGGTGCAGGCCGCAGCCCGCCTGGGGCTGTCCCAGCCCTATCTGGCCATGATCGAGAGCGGCCGGCGCCGCCTGACCCCCGCGCTCGCCCGCCGGGCGATGCGGCTCTACGGCCTGTCCCCCAGCCTGCTCCCGCCCGTGGCGACGGCTGCGCCGCGCCGACCGCTGGCCGCCGCGGCCCTGGCCCGCGATCTCGCCGCCCTCGGCTACCCCGGCCTGGCCCATCTCCGGCCGCGACGCTGGACCCCGAAGAACCCCGGCGAGGTGCTCCTGGCCGCACTGGCGCAGGACGATCTGGAAGCCCGTCTCGTCGAGGCCCTGCCCTGGCTCCTCGGGCGGTACTGGCCCCTCGATCGGGACTGGCTCGTGCGGGAAGCCAAGCTCCAGGACCTGCAGAATCGCCTCGGCTTCGTCGTGACCCTCGCGCGCCAGCTTGCCGAGCGCGGCGGGGACGCTCCCAAGGGGCGAGCCCTGCGTGAGCTGGAGGCCGCGCTCGACCGCAGCCGGCTCGCGCGCGAGGACACCCTGTGCCGGACTGATCTCCCCCCGGCGGAGCGGCGCCGACTCGCGGCGCATCCCTCCGAGGACGCGAGGCGCTGGAACCTGTTGACCGACTGGACGGCCGATGCCCTCCGGTACTCCGCCTGA
- a CDS encoding DUF45 domain-containing protein: protein MRTGGVERAGPSRVVLRNGTALELLARSGCGPKEREQVLSRWYRERLRDLVPPLLAKWEAALSVRAARVGIKKMKTKWGACSLEARRIWLNLELAKKPVQCLEYLIVHELAHLIEPHHDDRFVSLMDRHLPQWRHHRMVLNEMPLGHADWTY from the coding sequence GTGCGCACCGGTGGGGTGGAGCGCGCCGGCCCGAGCCGGGTCGTGCTCCGGAACGGAACCGCCCTCGAGCTGCTCGCGCGCAGCGGCTGCGGGCCAAAGGAACGCGAGCAAGTACTGTCGCGCTGGTATCGCGAGCGCCTGCGCGACCTCGTGCCGCCCCTCTTGGCCAAGTGGGAGGCGGCTCTGAGCGTTCGCGCAGCCAGGGTGGGCATCAAGAAGATGAAGACCAAGTGGGGCGCCTGCAGCCTCGAGGCCCGACGCATCTGGCTGAACCTTGAACTCGCCAAGAAGCCCGTGCAGTGCCTCGAGTACCTCATCGTTCACGAGCTGGCGCACCTGATTGAGCCGCATCACGACGACCGGTTCGTGTCGCTGATGGACCGGCACCTGCCGCAATGGCGGCACCATCGCATGGTACTGAACGAGATGCCGCTGGGCCATGCGGACTGGACCTATTGA
- a CDS encoding UvrD-helicase domain-containing protein, translating into MSKRAGSPAPVVPDQAARDLILERLDVNMLVEAGAGSGKTQSLVGRMAAGIAEGRYLVDHMAAVTFTRKAAAELRGRFQLELEDRLRKEQDPERAGRLRGALGHLERLFAGTIHAFCAHLLRERPVEAGVVPGFAELDETAEAELLERAWREYLDRERAQGSPLLQQLTDSDLALHELDEAFKDVCRHVDVDFPAPDGAPPDLAQARAALRAFWAKLEALLPDPIPEETTCGVQQLARELRGRLRVADTGRHAALAELLARWKTTPKIVQKWWTAGASDRKVGQAIKAELERLIGDFQTTAVEPFLAAWREHLYGLSVRLLMGGRAFAEEARRRADALSYGDLLRIAARLLRDRPDVRAALQRKYRWLFVDEFQDTDPIQAEVFLLLAAAPGAGPDWTEAPLRPGALFIVGDPKQSIYRFRRADIDTYTRVKERIQATGGTVLELTASFRSVPVLCRWANEVFPAFFPEQATREQPAFHGLDPVHPDKDRASTGIRQLLVGDDIDRARVPAADAASIARFIRAEVDGGRRAFGDFFILTRKKKNVPVYAQVLEALRIPTEVSGGAAFVESENVAALAGLLRALADPDDGVALVGVLRGPLFGLSDPELFEHRKAGHRFMLMAPLLDEAQGPVVDALRALQAMHRWTRVLPAPAAVERILETTGLLARGAASPSGAEAGHLLHAVDRVRQITETGGSLADAARALEEDLESTDVDSVPLDPGRRDVVRLMNLHKAKGLEATVVFLADPLAGVKPRADLRIVRDGARATGYLQIIRPDPPRPGIVLAQPADWPAHEQAELAYVGAEEHRLLYVAATRARELLVISRYAGGGGWGPPWEPLTSHLDAAPVLEVPGPSALPAVAVPDLGPEAREAAAIARATRQARASVPSWHVESVTATAHHAGTVGHPVQEGHTREPDTGMQWGSLIHFLLEHAMRSGPRDRAHLERLAGWYAFDKPELRPVVPEALDTVERVMTADFWQRALAAEERHVEVPFAVRVEPEGAPPRILHGVIDLAFRTPAGWELIDYKTDQAPPTSLAAQYRGQVTAYATHWGRVAAAPVVSAALYMVRSQQFIAVPQTNHALQ; encoded by the coding sequence GTGAGTAAGCGGGCCGGCTCACCCGCCCCCGTGGTCCCTGACCAGGCCGCGCGCGACCTGATCCTGGAGCGCCTCGACGTCAACATGCTCGTCGAGGCAGGCGCGGGCTCCGGCAAGACGCAGAGCCTCGTCGGCCGCATGGCCGCCGGCATCGCCGAGGGGCGCTACCTGGTCGACCACATGGCCGCCGTCACCTTCACCCGGAAGGCCGCGGCCGAGCTGCGGGGACGCTTCCAGCTGGAGCTGGAGGACCGGCTCCGGAAGGAGCAGGACCCCGAGCGCGCCGGGAGGCTCCGTGGGGCGCTGGGCCACCTCGAGCGGCTCTTCGCCGGCACGATCCACGCCTTCTGCGCGCATCTCCTCCGCGAACGCCCGGTGGAGGCGGGCGTGGTGCCGGGCTTCGCGGAACTGGACGAGACGGCCGAGGCAGAGCTGCTCGAGCGGGCGTGGCGGGAGTATCTCGACCGCGAGCGCGCGCAGGGCTCTCCGCTCCTCCAGCAGCTCACGGACTCCGATCTCGCGCTCCACGAGCTCGACGAGGCCTTCAAGGACGTCTGCCGCCACGTCGACGTGGACTTCCCCGCCCCGGACGGCGCCCCGCCGGATCTCGCGCAAGCGCGGGCCGCGCTCCGGGCCTTCTGGGCGAAGCTCGAGGCGCTGCTCCCTGACCCGATCCCCGAGGAGACGACATGCGGCGTCCAGCAGCTTGCCCGCGAGCTCCGCGGCCGCCTCCGCGTCGCGGATACGGGCCGCCACGCCGCGCTGGCCGAGCTTCTCGCCCGCTGGAAGACCACCCCGAAGATCGTCCAGAAGTGGTGGACTGCCGGCGCCAGCGATCGCAAGGTGGGCCAGGCCATCAAGGCCGAGCTCGAGCGCCTCATCGGGGACTTTCAGACAACCGCGGTCGAGCCGTTCCTCGCGGCCTGGCGCGAGCACCTCTACGGCCTCTCGGTGCGGCTCCTCATGGGCGGCCGGGCCTTCGCCGAGGAGGCGCGCCGGCGCGCGGATGCGCTCTCCTACGGAGACCTCTTGCGGATCGCGGCACGTCTGCTGCGCGACAGGCCCGACGTGCGCGCGGCCCTCCAGCGGAAGTACCGCTGGCTCTTCGTGGACGAGTTCCAGGACACCGATCCGATCCAGGCCGAGGTGTTCCTGCTGCTGGCCGCTGCGCCCGGCGCCGGCCCCGACTGGACCGAGGCCCCGCTCCGCCCGGGGGCGCTGTTCATCGTCGGCGATCCGAAGCAGTCCATCTACCGCTTCCGGCGGGCGGACATCGATACCTACACCCGCGTGAAGGAGCGCATACAGGCGACGGGCGGCACGGTGCTGGAGCTGACCGCCTCGTTCCGGTCGGTGCCGGTGCTCTGCCGCTGGGCCAACGAGGTCTTCCCGGCTTTCTTCCCCGAACAGGCGACGCGCGAGCAGCCGGCCTTCCACGGCCTCGACCCCGTGCATCCCGACAAGGACAGGGCGAGCACGGGCATCCGTCAGCTCCTCGTCGGCGACGACATCGACAGGGCTCGGGTCCCGGCCGCCGACGCGGCGAGCATCGCCCGGTTCATCCGCGCCGAGGTGGATGGTGGTCGCCGCGCCTTCGGCGACTTCTTCATCCTCACCCGGAAGAAGAAGAACGTGCCCGTCTACGCGCAGGTCCTCGAGGCGCTCCGCATCCCCACCGAGGTGAGCGGCGGCGCGGCCTTCGTCGAGTCCGAGAACGTCGCAGCGCTGGCCGGCCTCCTCCGCGCCCTCGCCGACCCCGATGACGGAGTCGCGCTCGTCGGCGTGCTACGGGGCCCGCTCTTCGGGCTCAGCGATCCGGAGCTCTTCGAGCATCGAAAGGCCGGCCATCGCTTCATGCTGATGGCGCCGCTTCTCGACGAGGCGCAGGGCCCCGTGGTCGACGCGCTCCGCGCGCTCCAGGCCATGCACCGGTGGACGCGGGTCCTCCCCGCGCCGGCCGCCGTCGAGCGCATCCTCGAGACGACGGGGCTCCTGGCGCGCGGGGCCGCCTCGCCTTCCGGCGCCGAGGCCGGCCACCTGCTCCACGCCGTGGACCGCGTGCGCCAGATCACCGAGACCGGCGGCAGCCTCGCGGACGCGGCGCGCGCGCTCGAGGAGGATCTCGAGTCCACCGATGTCGACTCCGTTCCCCTCGACCCCGGCCGCCGCGACGTCGTGCGGCTCATGAATCTCCACAAGGCCAAGGGCCTCGAGGCCACGGTGGTCTTCCTGGCCGACCCGCTCGCCGGCGTCAAGCCCCGCGCCGACCTGCGCATCGTGCGCGACGGCGCGCGGGCCACCGGGTACTTGCAGATCATCCGCCCGGACCCGCCGCGCCCGGGCATCGTCCTCGCTCAGCCCGCCGACTGGCCGGCGCATGAGCAGGCCGAGCTCGCCTATGTCGGCGCCGAGGAGCACCGCCTCCTCTACGTCGCCGCCACCCGCGCCAGGGAGCTCCTCGTCATCAGCCGCTACGCCGGCGGCGGAGGCTGGGGCCCCCCATGGGAGCCGCTCACATCACACCTGGACGCGGCGCCCGTGCTCGAGGTGCCGGGCCCGAGCGCGCTCCCGGCAGTGGCGGTCCCCGACCTCGGCCCCGAGGCTCGGGAAGCAGCAGCCATCGCGCGCGCGACCCGGCAGGCGCGGGCCAGCGTCCCCTCCTGGCATGTCGAGTCCGTCACCGCCACCGCCCACCACGCCGGCACCGTCGGCCATCCCGTCCAGGAAGGCCACACCCGCGAGCCCGACACCGGCATGCAATGGGGCAGCCTCATCCACTTCCTTCTCGAGCACGCCATGCGCTCCGGCCCCCGCGACCGCGCCCACCTCGAACGTCTCGCCGGCTGGTACGCCTTCGACAAGCCCGAGCTGCGCCCCGTCGTCCCCGAGGCCCTCGACACCGTCGAGCGCGTCATGACGGCCGACTTCTGGCAGCGCGCGCTGGCGGCCGAGGAGCGCCACGTGGAGGTGCCGTTCGCGGTGCGAGTCGAGCCCGAGGGCGCGCCCCCGCGGATCCTCCACGGCGTGATCGACCTCGCCTTCAGGACCCCGGCCGGCTGGGAGCTGATCGACTACAAGACCGACCAGGCGCCGCCAACATCCCTGGCCGCGCAATACCGGGGGCAGGTTACGGCATACGCGACCCACTGGGGACGGGTGGCCGCCGCCCCCGTCGTAAGCGCGGCCCTCTACATGGTCCGCTCACAGCAATTCATCGCTGTCCCCCAGACAAACCATGCGCTCCAGTAA
- a CDS encoding BrnT family toxin produces MDFLWDARKAAANERKHGIGFPEATTVFDDLLSVTIPDPARSVGEHRFLLLGMSRQRRLLVIAHADEGESIRIISARRANRRERRTYEEEG; encoded by the coding sequence CTGGACTTCCTCTGGGATGCCCGGAAGGCGGCGGCGAATGAGCGCAAGCACGGCATCGGCTTCCCTGAGGCCACAACGGTGTTCGACGATCTCCTGTCGGTGACGATCCCGGACCCGGCTCGCTCGGTCGGCGAGCACCGGTTCCTTCTGCTCGGCATGTCGAGGCAGCGACGGCTGCTCGTGATCGCCCATGCTGACGAGGGCGAGTCCATCCGTATCATCAGCGCGCGACGTGCCAACCGTCGCGAGAGGCGAACCTATGAAGAAGAGGGCTAG